A portion of the Cryptomeria japonica chromosome 5, Sugi_1.0, whole genome shotgun sequence genome contains these proteins:
- the LOC131876329 gene encoding receptor-like protein 19 isoform X1 has protein sequence MKMGLGIWVVLLLLPIICCSACFEDERKSLLDFKKGLNFTSSYRKLESWRGLNCCAWEGVGCHPRTAHVLSLDLHFFEWSEIRGGLFQLLNLEHLDLSENNLTMAGDTLLRSIASLTNLTTITMASCGLSGEIPPSFANLSRLQRLDLSGNSLRGKIPAFGGSLPLSEFYLSDNNLEGSLPSSLGGKLNGTIPSTLSNISTLWVLYLHDNSLIGPIPTSFGKLSKLGYLDLSNNRLNGTFSFFILNNCPKLDLLDLSGNMLTIKVNTSVIPKFQLTCLALHQCNIRGNFPTFVSTQYVIEYLDLSNNSLSGFIPNWLWEITSLFHIDLSNNLFDGSIPKYVDLDFLSLAKNNLSGSILDSIFESESLSILDLSNNRLSGRIPQCLKNCANLSTLNLEKNNLNGMIPNLCKRMSSLEVLKLGDNALEGQVTSWLGNCKSLKILDLRNNNLQGNISDWIKRLHNLQVLSLKNNKFNDEIPLQLNKLQNLQILDLSNNNFLGSIPIDFMKLTAMANQSENKETLQQEYRFNNIYENYYYVDEIIVKNKGRDMEFAKILRLVKCLDLSNNNLSGNIPKNIGSLKGLVILNISRNNFNGEIPKFIGDMILLESLDLSQNKLSGAIPTELQFLTSLSYFDVSYNYLSGMIPQGGQMMTFDSAYFSNNLGLCGLQIYVSCLSNPPDSPKEHEENDEDIEDDIWWDVGMATGYVISFSIVMGMLWVNKTCSIMCFKFMDGIIIGLFQTM, from the exons ATGAAAATGGGTTTGGGCATTTGGGTGGTGTTGCTGCTGTTGCCTATTATCTGCTGCTCTGCATGTTTTGAAGACGAGAGAAAATCTCTATTGGATTTCAAGAAAGGCCTTAACTTCACTTCCTCTTATCGCAAGTTGGAATCGTGGAGAGGGTTGAACTGCTGCGCTTGGGAGGGAGTGGGCTGCCACCCACGCACTGCCCATGTCCTCTCCTTAGATCTTCACTTCTTTGAATGGAGTGAAATTCGAGGGGGGCTATTCCAACTGCTAAATTTGGAGCACTTGGACCTCTCTGAGAATAATCTTACTATGGCAGGAGATACTTTGTTGCGGAGCATTGCCTCTCTCACCAATCTCACAACAATTACCATGGCAAGTTGTGGACTATCTGGAGAAATTCCTCCCTCCTTTGCGAATCTCTCACGGCTTCAACGGTTGGACCTTTCAGGAAACTCATTAAGAGGTAAGATCCCGGCCTTTGGTGGATCTCTGCCTTTGTCAGAGTTTTATCTTTCTGATAATAATTTGGAAGGTTCTCTCCCCTCATCTTTAGGTGGC AAATTAAATGGTACCATTCCATCTACTCTGAGTAATATCTCAACCTTGTGGGTGCTCTATCTGCACGATAATTCTTTGATTGGTCCAATCCCAACTTCCTTTGGTAAGCTATCCAAGCTAGGGTATCTTGACTTGTCCAACAACAGGTTGAATGGAactttctcattttttattttgaaCAATTGCCCCAAACTTGATCTTTTGGATCTCTCAGGCAATATGTTGACCATCAAAGTGAACACCTCTGTCATTCCCAAATTTCAACTTACCTGCTTAGCTTTGCATCAATGTAATATTAGAGGAAATTTTCCCACATTTGTTTCAACTCAATATGTCATTGAATACTTAGATTTGTCAAATAACTCTCTCAGTGGCTTTATTCCAAATTGGCTTTGGGAAATCACATCCCTTTTTCACATAGACTTGTCAAATAACTTATTTGATGGTTCAATCCCAAAATATGTAGATCTTGATTTTCTATCATTGGCAAAAAATAATCTTAGTGGTTCTATTTTAGATTCTATTTTTGAATCGGAGAGTTTGAGTATTTTAGACTTGTCAAATAATAGATTAAGTGGTAGGATTCCCCAGTGTCTAAAGAACTGCGCTAATTTGTCTACATTGAATctagagaaaaataatttaaatgggATGATACCAAATCTATGTAAGAGAATGAGTTCTCTTGAGGTATTGAAATTAGGAGACAATGCACTTGAAGGGCAAGTTACATCGTGGCTTGGAAACTGTAAGAGTCTAAAAATTCTTGATTTGCGAAATAATAATTTGCAAGGAAACATTTCAGATTGGATTAAAAGATTGCACAATCTCCAAGTTTtaagtttaaaaaataataaatttaacgATGAAATTCCATTGCAATTAAATAAGCtgcaaaatcttcaaattttggacttgtcaaacaataattttttaGGGTCTATTCCAATTGACTTTATGAAGTTAACTGCAATGGCAAATCAATCAGAAAACAAAGAGACCCTTCAACAAGAATATAGATTTAACAATATTTATGAAAACTATTATTATGTAGATGAAATAATAGTTAAGAATAAAGGACGAGATATGGAGTTTGCAAAAATTCTAAGATTAGTAAAATGTCTCGACCTCTCTAACAATAATTTGTCTGGTAACATTCCTAAAAATATTGGATCACTCAAAGGTTTAGTTATTCTCAACATTTCAAGAAATAATTTCAATGGAGAGATTCCTAAATTCATTGGAGATATGATACTGTTGGAATCGCTTGATCTTTCACAAAACAAACTATCTGGGGCTATTCCTACTGAATTGCAATTTCTCACATCCTTAAGTTACTTTGATGTGTCTTATAATTACCTATCAGGGATGATACCACAAGGAGGACAAATGATGACATTTGATTCAGCATACTTCTCCAACAATTTAGGCCTATGTGGCCTACAAATCTATGTGTCATGCTTAAGTAACCCGCCTGATTCTCCAAAGGaacatgaagaaaatgatgagGATATAGAGGATGATATATGGTGGGATGTAGGAATGGCAACAGGTTATGTAATTAGCTTTTCAATTGTAATGGGAATGTTGTGGGTTAACAAAACCTGTAGCATCATGTGCTTCAAATTCATGGATGGTATTATAATTGGCCTATTCCAAACAATGTGA
- the LOC131876329 gene encoding receptor-like protein 47 isoform X2 produces the protein MKMGLGIWVVLLLLPIICCSACFEDERKSLLDFKKGLNFTSSYRKLESWRGLNCCAWEGVGCHPRTAHVLSLDLHFFEWSEIRGGLFQLLNLEHLDLSENNLTMAGDTLLRSIASLTNLTTITMASCGLSGEIPPSFANLSRLQRLDLSGNSLRGMIPQGGQMMTFDSAYFSNNLGLCGLQIYVSCLSNPPDSPKEHEENDEDIEDDIWWDVGMATGYVISFSIVMGMLWVNKTCSIMCFKFMDGIIIGLFQTM, from the exons ATGAAAATGGGTTTGGGCATTTGGGTGGTGTTGCTGCTGTTGCCTATTATCTGCTGCTCTGCATGTTTTGAAGACGAGAGAAAATCTCTATTGGATTTCAAGAAAGGCCTTAACTTCACTTCCTCTTATCGCAAGTTGGAATCGTGGAGAGGGTTGAACTGCTGCGCTTGGGAGGGAGTGGGCTGCCACCCACGCACTGCCCATGTCCTCTCCTTAGATCTTCACTTCTTTGAATGGAGTGAAATTCGAGGGGGGCTATTCCAACTGCTAAATTTGGAGCACTTGGACCTCTCTGAGAATAATCTTACTATGGCAGGAGATACTTTGTTGCGGAGCATTGCCTCTCTCACCAATCTCACAACAATTACCATGGCAAGTTGTGGACTATCTGGAGAAATTCCTCCCTCCTTTGCGAATCTCTCACGGCTTCAACGGTTGGACCTTTCAGGAAACTCATTAAGAG GGATGATACCACAAGGAGGACAAATGATGACATTTGATTCAGCATACTTCTCCAACAATTTAGGCCTATGTGGCCTACAAATCTATGTGTCATGCTTAAGTAACCCGCCTGATTCTCCAAAGGaacatgaagaaaatgatgagGATATAGAGGATGATATATGGTGGGATGTAGGAATGGCAACAGGTTATGTAATTAGCTTTTCAATTGTAATGGGAATGTTGTGGGTTAACAAAACCTGTAGCATCATGTGCTTCAAATTCATGGATGGTATTATAATTGGCCTATTCCAAACAATGTGA